The window TGTTTCACCAATAACCAACTTGAATATTTTACACTCGTTACATTGCCAAGCTCTGTCCAGCTTATAAAGTACCAATACGTTGCCGTAGAAACTGGTCTTCCTTTCATGTTTCCGTCCCAAGTAAATTTATTGGCAGGCGTTCCACGGAAAAGTTCGGCTCCGTAGCGGTCAAAAATTCTAAATTCAAGATTGTCTTTATTCATTAATGCGGAATAATCTATTTCGTCATTTCTGCCATCGCCATTTGGTGTAATGGTATTAATTAAATTAATGATGACAAAGTCTTTTTTCACAATGTCACAATTCAGAGAATCTCTTACATAGATTGTGTAAGTTCCTCTTTTTACATTGGTAAATACATTAGATGGCTGCCAAAAAAAGCCGTCTAAGGAATATTCATAAGCAGGTGTACCCCCAGTTACAGTAATTGTTACAGTAGATTCGTTTATATCGATTAATGTAATTACCGGTAAGGTAGATGTCGAAACATTTACAAACTGTCTGTAAATGCAACCGTCAAAAGTAAGCTCTACCCAATAATTACCAGCTGGAACATTAGAAATAGATGGTGTTGTAGCGCCAGTGCTCCAAAGATAGGCATCAAACCCAGAGCCTGCGTCTAAGGTTGTGGTCGTATTTGGGCATATTACTTTATTTAATAAAATATCAGATTTTTTAGGAGTTTTAAGAGTGATTCTTAAGGTAGCTACATCAGGACAGAAGCCACTTTTTTCAAACCTTATATAGTACACATGAGATCCGGTAAGGGTTACAGCACTACTAATTGGTGCAACATCATTTTGTGCATCGGCAAGAGTTGTATGATAGCTAACTGCTACCAAGGGGTCTATGGTAAACTGATTTAAGAAAAATGATAAATCCATTGGTTTTATTCCATCTAAATCATCATCGCAAAAAGTAGTGGTAAGCGTATTTCTAATTAAAGTAAGCTTTGTACCTACAGTAAAATTAATTTGCTGAATCACGGGCGCACATCCATCGGGAGAATCTACACGAATGTAAATTGTCGTATTGGTGTTGTAGCTCCAGTTATTAGGAAGTGTAGCAGTATTTCCTAAATTGGCATCTGCTAAAAGGGCATAATATCTTACATTAGTAAAATAGACAGGGTTGTTTAATATCAATTGGGTAATGTCTGATAGCACAATATTTACGGTACCATCCATATTTTCATCACACTGATTTCCCATATTTGCAGGAATTACTATTGCTAAAGGAAATAGATTTAAAGTAATCTGTGCAATGCTTTTACAGCCTGTAGTATTTTTTACTACAGCATAAACGATAGTTCCGTTCGGTGCAGAATAGGTAGTGGGAACAGTAATCAATGCCGCTAAATTCTCATTTTGTGCATCAAATAAAGTCGGGTAATAAGTAATTGTTACGGGATTATTTGTGGTAACAATTGCCGAAGTAAGATTAAAAGTTCCGTTACCATTAATATTACAAGCGTTTAATGTTGCATTATTTACGGTTACCGGACGAATATTAAGGGTTACCGTAATGGTTTCACAATCTGTAAGGTCAGGATCATTTCCGCAGAAAGTATAGACAAGTGTGTCGGTTCCTCCAGCTGAAGGATTGGTTGGGGTATACGTAATAATTCCCGTTGCAGCATTAATGCTTGCTGTTCCTAAAGTTGGTGCGGTGGTAATGGCAACAGTTGAAGCTACCGGAGTTTGTGTAGAAGTAGTAAATGCAGGGGTAATAACTTTTGTTTCACAGATATCATAAGTGACAGCCGACTGTTTCATACAGTTTAAAACCTTGAAAGGTGCTGTAATCAATGGAGCACACGTTCCCATAGTTACCGAACAGGTATAATTTCCAGAACCGGTAGGGGTGTAACTAGGTGAGTTAGCTCCCACAATAAGAACCCCGCCAACATACCATTGATAAGAATCATAGATAATAGGATCTACAGTCAATACGATTCCCGGTACACAATCTCCGCCAGATTTAAAAATCATGGGCTGTGTAGAGAATCCGGCAAAGAATCCTCCATATCCTACGGCATCACTTCCGGCTGTAATTCCTGCCGTGATTGCTTTTGTTGAATTTACTGTAATTGTTCCTGTAGTATTGGGAATACCATACGTTACCCAATTGGTTGTACCTGTCATATCAAACGGGCCGGTTCCTGCTGGAGGAGGGGCTCCATTTACAAAAACAGTGGCACCTCTTTCGGTAATAAGGTTTAGTTTTGTCGGAATTGCAAGAATTCCTGTGGGATTAACATTGGTATGTACAAAATTTTCGTTAATGAGCCCGATTTCATCAATCTGTTTTGGAAGATAACAGTTAAGCGCAGGAATAAAATTAAAACCACCTGTTGCCACTTCATTTGCTGTAGCACCAGCACCAGCGAGCATTTGATAAACGTAAGCATTTTTGCTTGTTACAATATACAGGTTATAGTGGGAAGTACTTTGAAGTTGATATTTTGTATCGGGGATTACAAAATACTGTCCGGTATTCAGGTTGGCAATGGGTAATAATTCATTATTTACGTAGACTGCAGTATTATCTTGAGTGGCAATAACCAATGCACCTTCCATATTGCTGCCGATATTTCCGTTACCTTTTACAAGGGCAAAAGTAGTCCCAAGTTTGCTTACCGGTATTGACTGATCCATCAAAATATCAGAGCTTGTAGGATTGTTTCCTGCATATTGTCCGTTGAAATTTCCGTTGGTGATATTCACAGGTTTTGTGGCCACAACTTTAGCGCCTATAAACCCATCAAAATTTCCGGTAATATCTCCAATGCCATCAATGATGTAAGACTGTCCTTTATTTAATGTAAATGTGAGCGTAGGATTAGTAGCTCCTGAGGTTCCGTTAGAAAACTGTACTGTATTTTTGTAGCCGGAGATGGTAACTGTGGTGTTATCTTCAGTTGCCAAAACACTCGTCATAAAATTAAGAATGGTGTTATTTACTGTGATGGGAGCGGCAGCTACATGAAAAGTTGTACCGGTGGAAGCAATCCCTTTTGAGGTAATAATTTCAGCATGGTTAAAAACAGAAAATCTTAGATTGGCATAAAAAGGAAAGTCGGCTTTTACATACAAACCCTTTGAGGTTGGGGTAAATAAATCTGTTTGCTGAGTGGTAATAATATAATCTCGTAGTACATCAAATTTTTGCGGATTGTTTTTACTAATAGTAACGGTGCCAATAACAACATTATTATTGTATATAGTAACCACAAATGGAGTAGTACGGTTGGTTGATAGATAAAGTTTTTGATAGGGGTTTGGGTTTCCCGTACGATCTACCATAGGAGCAAACCAGTGTTCTCTATCCAATTGTGCAAGTGAAGTAGAGAATATATAAAAAATAAGAAAAAAAGATAAAATTTTCTTCATATTGGGCTTGATTTTACTACAAATTTAATAATAAAATACGTTAATAGTTTTAAAAATAAACAAAAACCACGATGTCACATCGTGGTTTTTAATAATATTTGATTTAAAAATTAATTATTCTCTGTTTTTTACTAAAATCCAGCCTGAGAATTTGATTGGAGTTTTGGTTTTTGCTTCATTCCAAGTTATGCTGAACCAGTAATTTCCTGTAGAAACTTTCTTTTTATCGTTGGTTGTTCCATCCCAGGTATAATTATTCTCTTTATTACCCTGATGAATTCTGTTTCCGTATCTATCAAAAATATTGACTACCAGATTTGGTTTATTAGCAAGAGCCGAGTAGTCTAAAATATCATTTATTCCGTCTGAATTTGGAGTAATTACATTCACAATATTCGGAATTGTAATACTTACTTCAATCGGTACACAAGCGAAAGTATCTCTTACGTACACTTTAATATCACCTCTCGGAAGATCTGTAAATACATTCGAAGATTGCCAATCGATATTATTTTTTGAATACTCATAAGGCGCTACACCACCGGTAACATAAACAGTAATGCTTGTGCCAGAAACTTCAACGTTTGTAATAACCGGTTGCTCAGAAGCATAAACTTTTACCGCCTGTTTTACTGTACAGTCTCCTGTTTTTAATTTTACCCAGTAAGTTCCTACTCCAACGTCTGAAATTGTTTGTGTAGTAGCTCCTGTGCTCCATAGGTATGATGCAAATCCTGGGCCTGCATCTAATACCGTTTTATCTTCTATACATATTATTTTATCAACCAATACAGCAGACTCTACAGGTGCCAAAACTACTAAGGTTACTTTTGCCACACGATAACATCCATTTGCATTAGTTACTCTGATGTAAACTACACCGTTTGGAGCAATATAATGATCCGGAACCAAGATTTCATTCGTTTGGTTATTAGCATCAGTTAATGATGGGTAATATGTTTTTGTAACACCAAGTTGCGTCGTTACTACAGCATTTGTAAGATTAAACAATCCCGTAGCAATATTTTCTTCAAGGAAACAGGTTCTTAAGATAGCATCATTCACCACCGGGCTTTCTGTTACAGTCAGTGTAAGGGTAATTTCTTCACAATCTACAAATTCAGGATCGTTTCCGCAGAATTTATAAACAATTGTATCTGTTCCTGCAAAACCATTGTTTGGAGTATATCCTATCACCCCTGTTGTAGGGTTAATTATTGCGGTACCATTGGCTGGCGGTGTAATAATCTGAACACTTCCTGGTACAAATAGTTGTGCAGATGTAGTGAATTGTGGAACAATATTTAAATATCCTTCACACACAGTTTTAGTCTTAGCAGTTTTCTCAAGACAAGTGAATACTTTAAATACAGGAGTAATTGCCGGAAGACAAGTTCCTACTGTAATTTTTACGGTGTAATTACCTGCGGTAGGTGGCGTATATGTGTTCCCATTGGCTCCAGGAATTGCAATATCGTTTCTGTACCACTGATAAGTATCGTAACTATCATCTACTTCTAAAATCAATCCAGGGATACATTCTCCTGTTTGTCTTGCAATAAGCGGAATTGAAGAAAAACCTGCAAAATATCCTCCATATCCTGCAGAGCTATATCCTCCATTAATACCTGCAGTTACTGCTTTTGTAGAAGTAATCGCTAGGTTTCCTGTAACGGGTTGTATTGCATACGTTACCCAGTTGGTATTTCCTGTAAGTGGGAATGGGCCTTGTGCGGCAGTAGGAGTTATTGGTGCACCACCATTAGTAGAATAAGTAACAACTGCCCCTGCTTCGGTAAGGATATTAAGCTTTAAAATAATTGCTCCTGATGAACCAGGCATTTCTTGTACTTTACCAATCTCGTCGATTTTTCTAGGCAAAAAGCAGTTCAATGGGGGGATATAGTTGTAACCTCCTGTTTCTGTACCTGTTCTTCCAACTAATTGATATAAATAAATATTTTTAGTTGCTTTTATATACATATTGTAGTGCCCGCTTGTACCTTGCTGTACATAATTGTTCTCTAGAATTCTATAATAGTCTCCTTCAGCTAGCGTTGCTACTGGTATTCCATTTCCATTAAGGTAAATTTCGGTATTGTTTTCAGTCGCAACAATGATACCTCCTTCTGTATTGAATGAAGGAATCGGAGATAAACTTCTTACCATCGCAAATTCGTCTCCAAGACGGTCTACGGGAACAGATTGATCCATAATAAGATCCGATCCGTTACTTGTTTGTCCTGTAGCATACATTGCATTTGCATTTCCATTGGTTACAGAAATTGGCTTCGTGGCAACAATTTTTGATCCAATAAAGCCATCTCTATTTGCTACAATATTGGCTTGTCCTGCTAAAATATAAGATTGTCCTTTATTTAAATTGAACGTTAATGTAAGTGGAGGGGTAGTATTATTTACAAACGAAACATTTGCATCATATCCCGAAACTGTTACTGTTGTAGCATCTTCGGTTGCCATAATCCCTGTTGTGAAATTATGAGTGCTAGATGTAGTTGTGATAGGAGCTGCCGCTGCATAAAACTTTGTTCCTATTCCTGCTTTACCTTTTGAGGTGATAATTTCACCATGTGCACCCATAGCAGCTCTTAATGATGCAAAATATGGCTTGGTTCCTTTGGTATAAACTCCCATATTGACTGTAGTAGATGCCATACTGTCATTATCTGTCCAAATAAACTGTGCAGGTAGAGGAAATGACTGTGGGTTATTTTTACTGATTGTAACTGCTCCTATCTGGGTATTGTTATTAAAGATTTTTACTTCAAAAGGAGCAACTGAATCTGTAGAGAAATAAAGGGTGTGAGTGTATGGAGTGCTGTTTTGACTGTCAAAATATGGAGCAAACCAGTGATCTGTATCTCTCTGAGCAAATAGTATATTGCTGCTAAAGAGCATTAATAAAAAAGTGAGTAAAAGTTTTCTCATAATGAAGAATTAGGATTTTTACAAAAATAATAGAATAATTTAAAAGGACTGTAAAAAAAGTATAAAAAATGAAGAATAACTAAGAAATACCTAAAAAAAAGCCACAACCGTTAAGTTGTGGCTTGATATTAAAAATGATTCTTATTCTCTATTCTTTACTAAAATCCAACCTGTGTATTTAATTGGAGTTTTTGCTTCATTAGGTTCATTCCAGTTGATGTGGTACCAATAGGTTCCGGTAACAATCTTTTTATTAGAATGGGTTCCATCCCATCGGTAATTATTAGATTTATCCCCTGTGAATATTTTGTTACCATATCTGTCATAGATTACGAAGGTCAGATTGCCTTTATAAGCCAACTCTCTGTAATCGATATAATCATTTACATTATCACCGTTAGGGGTAATTGCATTAACTAAATTAGGTACCGTAATTTCTACAGAAATAGGATTACAGTTGAAAGAGTCTTTTACATAGAAGGTATGTTGTCCTCTTGTAAGATTGGTGAAGATATTAGAATCTTGCCAAGTGGTTACTCCGTCTACAGAGAACTGATACGGTGCTACACCACCGGTTACAATCACAGTAGCTGTATTGTTAGCAATTTCGATTGAAGTAATCACAGGATCTTGTGCTTTCTTAACACTTACAAACTGTTTTACAGAACATCCTGAATCTTGAAGAATTACCCAGTAATCACCTACCGCTACTCCTACTATTGATTGTGTCGTTGCCCCTGTGCTCCAACGGTAAGATTGATATCCCGGGCCTGCATCTAATGTAGTTCTGTCATCAATACAAATGTATTTATCAACCAATATTGGTGATCTTTTTGGAGGAGTCACTTTTAGATTAATTTTAGCAATTGCATAGCAGTCATGCGAGTTGAAAACTCTTGCATACACTGATCCGTTTCCAGAAATATAAGCGTCAACCCCTACAATTTCATTGGTTCCATTGCTTGCATCTACCCATGTAGGATAGAATTTTTTTGTAACTGGTGATTCAGCAGTTATATTAGCACTTACTAGATTAAATCTACCTTTGGTTTCGTTGTTTTCTATGAAACATTCTGTTAAAGTATCTTCTTTAACTACCGGAGTAGGGAAGAAATCTAAAGTAATTTTTGCATTTCCTACACAACCTTCAGCTGTTAAAACCCTTACATATACTGAACCTAAGGCTGAGAAATAATTCGTTGGATTAGTAATCTGATTGATGTTTGCTTCTAAATTTGCTAAAGTAGGATAGAATTTTTTTGTTGTTGGTACAGCGTTGTCAGTTACATTTGCTGTAGTTAAATCAAAAAATCCGTTTCCTGCATATTGACAAGCATAGATTGTTCTGTCTGTAAGTACAAAAGGAACTACATTTAAATTTAAAGTTATCTGTTCACAATCTACAAATTCAGTTGCATTACCGCAGAATTTATAAACAATCGTGTCTGTACCTAAATATCCTACATTTGGAATATATGTTATTACTCCTGTAGCTGGATTAAGTGTTGCAGTTCCACTTGTTGGCTGTGTAATGATTTGCACAGTTCCGGGTACTGGTACTTGAGTTGAATTTGTAAATGCAGGAACAATTGCTTTTGTACCACAGATATTTATATTTTGACTCGTTTGCGCCAAACAATTAAAGACTTTATATATTGGTGTTGTTATCGCAGGACAAGTTCCCATCGTTACTTTTACAGTATAGTTTCCTGCAACTGTTGGAGTATAGGTGTGAGTAGTTGCTCCTGGAATTGCTACCCCATTTAAATACCATTGATAGCTGTCATAACCATCGTCCACTTCTAGAATAATTCCTGGGATACATTCACCTACTTGTTTAGAAATAATCGGAATTGAAGAAAATCCTGCAAAATATCCTCCATATCCCGATGTACTGTACCCACCATTAATACCGGCAGTAACGGCTTTTGTAGATTGAATGGTTAAGTTGCCCTGTACGCCTTCAATTGCATAGGCTTCCCAAGCTGTATTTCCTTGGAGCTGGAACGGCCCTTGTGCAGCAGTAGGAGTTATGGGTGCACCGCCATTAGTCGTATAAGTAACAGCTGCACCAGCTTCTGTGATAATATTAAGTTTAATTAACATATCAAACGGAGTAGGGCTACCGGGAAGTGGCATTTCATTAATTTTGGCTATTTCATCTATTTTTCTAGGAAGGAAACAGTTCAATGGTGGAATATAGTTGAAGCCACAAGTTGCACTGTTGTTACCTACAGAAACCAATTGATATAAATAAACATTTTTAGAAGTGCTTATGAACATATTAGCATGAGTCCCTGTACCTTGAGGAATATACTGATTACCCAAGATTCTGTACCATTGTCCTTGTTGTAACGTTGCCACTGAAGTAGTAGATCCGTTAAGGTAAACGTCAGTATTGTTTTCTGTAGCTACAATAATACCTCCTTCAAGATCGGGGTCGGTAGATCGTGTTCTTATCATTGCAAAAGTATTCCCTAATCTTTCTGTAGGAACAGATTGATCTAAAATTGCATCAGATCCTGAACCCGTGCCGGTGTCTCCAAAATTACCGTTTACGTTTCCGTTGGTAAGAGTTATAGGCCTGTCTGAAACAATTTTTGCTCCCATAAAAGGAGCATTGGTTCCTGCATTACCAGCAAAAATAAAAGATTGGCCTTTATTTAATGTAAAAGTGTGAGTATTAGTAGGAGCAGGATTGGTAGGAGCTCCAATAAATGTTATAGCGCCATTCCATGTTGCGGTGACTACAGTATTGTTTTCAGTTGCCAAAACTCCGGCAGTAAAACCATTAGATGTTGCAATAGATGGTGTATTGGCTACAAAAAATTCTTTTCCAAGACCCGCCTTTCCTTTACTGGTAACAATTTCAGCATGCGTTTGCCCGCTTACCATTCTTAATGTACAGAAGAAAGGTTTTGCACCTTTAAGATATAATCCTTTCGTGATAACATTAAATGTCTCAGACGCAGCATTTGTTGAGATATTTGTTACTGGGATTGGGAAGCTTACCGGATTGCTTTTACTGATTGTAATAACTGTCCCTACGGGTACAATAGAGATATTATTGCTAAAAATCTCAACAGTGAAAGGTGTTACTGAGTCAGTAGATAAATATACAGATTGTGTATAACCTGTTTTAAAATGAAATGGTGCAATCCAATGCTCTGTATCTCTCTGCGCATGCAGAGACGTAAACATGCTGAGTATTAATACTAAGCTAAGTAGAAATCTTTTCATAAAATTATGGAATTAGGATTTGTACAAAATTAAAATAATATTTAATATATTGTTAATAAATCATAAATAAAATTTAATATTTACTCTCGATTCTTTATTAAAAGCCATCCAGAATGAGAAACTGGTAATTTTGTATCAGGCTCAATCCACTTAAGAATGTACCAATATGTCCCTGTTGATAGATTTCTTCCATTAGATTTTCCATCCCATTTGTAATTGTTGCCCGAAGATTTATAAACGGCTGCTCCATATCGGTCAACTATTTCAATGCTTACCTGCTCTTTTATTCTTAAATCAGAATAATCTAAAACATCATTTCTTCCGTCTCCGTTTGGAGTAATGGTATTAATTAAATTTAAAATTAAAAAATCTTTAATGACCGGTTGACAACCATCTCTTCCAATTACGTATGCTTTGTAAGGGCCTCTCGTTAAACCTGTAAATACATTAGAGTTTTGATAATCAGTGCCATTTAAAGAATATTGGTATGGTGCATTACCTCCTATAACATTAATTGTTGCTGCAGTTCCTGTAACCACAATGCTTGTAATTGTTGGAGCTTGTGCCGCAGTTACCGTTACACTTTGTCTGTAGATACAACCATTAAACCCTAAATCTACATAATAAGTTCCTACGCCCACAGTAATGGTAGAAGTAGTAGCTCCTGTACTCCATAAATAAGATGTAAAACCGTCTCCGGCATTCAGAATAGCTTTGTCATTTGAACAAATAATCTGATCTTTCAGAACTTCAGATTTTTTTGGAGATCTTAAACTGATTTTTAAAGTTGCTGTATTGGGACATCCGTTATTGCTTGTGAATCTAATATAAAATGTAGCCGGAGTGGTAATAATTTGATTTACTGCTAATCCGTTGATTCCTGATTGTGCATCTGCCAATGTTGCATGGTAGGTTAATGTTACAGACGGATCTGTAGTAAACTGATTTTTATAATCATTTAGATTAGCACTTTGCGAACCATTTAAATCATTATCACAAATTTCAGCCGTAAAGTTTGTAGTAAGTAAGGTGATTTTATTAGCTACAGTAAAATTAATTTGTCCAAAGGCAGTCGGACAAATTGTGCTTGTACCATCTACTCGTATGTAAACAGTTGTTGCTGAAGTATATGTCCAGTTGGTTGGAAGTGTGTTAGCATTTCCGGCATTGGCATCAGTTTGATTTAAATAATATCTTACCGTAAAATTGGCAGAATTTGTTACGACTTGAGGAGTAGTAGTAGAGAAATTTACATTCACAATTCCATCCAAATTATCATCACAAAGATTACCATTAAAATTCGCAATATTGATATTAGGAACTGCGTTCACTTTGATTGCTAAATTAGCGGTATTAAAACACTGTGTTGCATTCGTAAATCTTAAATAAAAAGTTCCTGTTGCTCCGTTATTGATTGTTTGTGTTACAGGGATTGCGTTTGCGCCAGATTGTGCATCTGCCAAACTATTGTGGAAAGTAACGTTGGTTGCAGGATCTGTGGTGAAAATATTTTTATAAGTATTTAGATTAACTGTTTCAGAGCCATTCATGTCTGTATCGCAAATTTCTAATACATGCGTTGGAGTTAGCAAAGGAACCTTGTTTTTAATAACAAAGTTAATTTGTCCAAATGCAGGAGGACATCCGTTGGTACTTTCAACTCTTACATAAACTGTTGTATTTGAAGTGAAATTCCAGTTAGTTGGTAATGTATTGTTGTTTCCTGCGGTTGCATCAGCTTGGCTTAAATAATATTTTACAATAAAATTGGCTGAATTGGTAACGATTTGTGGAGTAACTGTTGCAAAATTGATGTTGATTGTTCCAGATAAATTATCATCACAAAACTCTGCATTATAAGTGCTTGTGTTGATGTTTGGAGCTGGATTCATGATTAATGTAATCTGCGCAACTTTAGAACATCCGTATGCCGAAGTTACATTAGCATAAATAATTCCTGCAGTTCCGGTGTAATTGGTTGGGTCAGTAATTTGTCCAGTTAAATTTGCATTGGTATAATAAGTAATATTAGCTCCGACAGCTGAGGTAACATTTGCTGTCGTTAAATTATAGGTTCCATTTCCTGAAGCGCTAATACAAGTGCTTATCGAGGTATTGTTGACCTGAAGAACATCGGTATTGATGATAATCTTAAAATATTCAAAAGCAAAAGGATTTCCATTTCCCTGAATATAATATATAAACTGGTCTGTTGTATTTACATTCGTCGCATTGGGCGTGTAAGTAATTTGTCCTGTGGCTGGATTTACAGTTGCAGTTCCATTGGTTGGCTGAGAAATAATCGCAGTTAATGAT is drawn from Chryseobacterium muglaense and contains these coding sequences:
- a CDS encoding T9SS type B sorting domain-containing protein, with the protein product MKKYLLLICTFYCLLFNAQLDTEHWFAPMSAKAGTGGLEGYLYLSTNEAVPFSVQIFNNNTLFTTVQVSKNNPTQVIIPNNFLIASAQSQLFTPNNMGLNVKGPKKFFANYRFAMSNHAEILTSKGAAGLGTTFYAGVAPISGSENHMNATIGVTATEDNTVVTISGYNPNITFSDGISSPTRTFTLNKGKSYILDVVSSFSNVNKAGLVGAKIVATKAISVTNGNFNAAYTSLNLTNNDILMDQAVPVDRLGKDFVVVKGNGTVTSQMETALIIATENNTQITFNGTGAITTLNEGQYYLVPSTRYINQGNGHYNMNISSTKNVYVYQLLSGATNGNEYASGGMNFIPPLSCFMPNKIDEIGLINKIGGQTFTTRLNIITQAGATVTLNGGAIAAGNGPYPVTGNPNWVSYSIQNVTGNVTLNSTKAMTAGIAAGSGAVGYGGYFSGFSSVPAITKTGDCYAGILLQVDNNYDGYQWYLNGVAIPGAISYFINPELYGSGNYTCSVTKNNCETKLTTVYNYTLCPPISTTTFTIGSCNTKVITPAFTSSTQTIVPSLTAIISQPTNGTATVNPATGQITYTPNATNVNTTDQFIYYIQGNGNPFAFEYFKIIINTDVLQVNNTSISTCISASGNGTYNLTTANVTSAVGANITYYTNANLTGQITDPTNYTGTAGIIYANVTSAYGCSKVAQITLIMNPAPNINTSTYNAEFCDDNLSGTININFATVTPQIVTNSANFIVKYYLSQADATAGNNNTLPTNWNFTSNTTVYVRVESTNGCPPAFGQINFVIKNKVPLLTPTHVLEICDTDMNGSETVNLNTYKNIFTTDPATNVTFHNSLADAQSGANAIPVTQTINNGATGTFYLRFTNATQCFNTANLAIKVNAVPNINIANFNGNLCDDNLDGIVNVNFSTTTPQVVTNSANFTVRYYLNQTDANAGNANTLPTNWTYTSATTVYIRVDGTSTICPTAFGQINFTVANKITLLTTNFTAEICDNDLNGSQSANLNDYKNQFTTDPSVTLTYHATLADAQSGINGLAVNQIITTPATFYIRFTSNNGCPNTATLKISLRSPKKSEVLKDQIICSNDKAILNAGDGFTSYLWSTGATTSTITVGVGTYYVDLGFNGCIYRQSVTVTAAQAPTITSIVVTGTAATINVIGGNAPYQYSLNGTDYQNSNVFTGLTRGPYKAYVIGRDGCQPVIKDFLILNLINTITPNGDGRNDVLDYSDLRIKEQVSIEIVDRYGAAVYKSSGNNYKWDGKSNGRNLSTGTYWYILKWIEPDTKLPVSHSGWLLIKNRE